One genomic segment of Dysosmobacter sp. Marseille-Q4140 includes these proteins:
- a CDS encoding DUF1273 family protein — translation MSDGIIRNEVQKCNSNPQGKTCAFSGHRPQSLPFGYCESDMRCMLLKKELEKTIIQLISNNDVTHFITGMALGIDMYAAEIVLNLKSQYPSITLECAIPCETQATKWSEAYRNRYFRIAANCDKETMLQKHYSKDCMQKRNRYMVDHADVILAVWNGSPSGTGMTVSYARATGKPVWILDPNTLSVHIDN, via the coding sequence ATGAGCGATGGAATTATTAGAAATGAAGTTCAAAAATGCAACTCAAATCCACAAGGAAAAACATGTGCATTCTCGGGGCACCGTCCACAAAGTCTCCCATTTGGTTATTGTGAGTCAGACATGCGTTGTATGCTGTTGAAGAAGGAACTGGAAAAAACAATTATCCAATTAATCTCCAACAATGATGTAACTCATTTCATCACAGGAATGGCATTGGGGATAGACATGTATGCAGCGGAAATTGTTCTGAACCTAAAATCACAGTACCCAAGCATTACCCTTGAATGTGCGATTCCCTGTGAAACACAGGCAACAAAATGGAGTGAAGCATATCGGAATAGGTACTTTCGAATTGCAGCAAACTGTGACAAGGAAACGATGCTTCAAAAGCACTATTCAAAAGATTGTATGCAGAAGAGAAACCGATATATGGTTGACCATGCAGACGTTATTCTTGCTGTTTGGAATGGTAGCCCCAGTGGTACCGGAATGACTGTGTCGTATGCTCGAGCAACAGGGAAACCTGTATGGATTCTAGATCCCAATACCCTTTCCGTCCATATTGACAACTAA
- a CDS encoding type IV secretory system conjugative DNA transfer family protein, protein MVIVIAGLSMISQHYTLNIKSRTVGDGQHGTARWATKQEIQRTYHLVRYDPQAWRRGKDLPKVQGIIAGSVGRNPTPIEFKIRKKKITIHVERLALQKHKCMKAIVDGDDIHCLMIGASGAGKTAYFLYPNLEYTCATGMSFLALDSKGDLARNYATIAKKYYGYKISIIDLRNPTRSDGDSLLTLINRYSDKARAEPDNWGYKAKAEKYAKILAKTIINQGGESGQFGENAYFYDAAEGALAAMTLLLSEFLPPKKGEADVRHIISVFKLTQDLLAPSQFNQEKNGFQALMDLLPPTHKARWLAGSALNASDQTMASVMSTILSRLNAFLDTEMEQILCFDNSIDAETFASERCAIFLILPEEDRTKNFMATLMIQNLSNELFAIADRNEGKLKNRVVFFCDEFGTMPPFDVMALFSAGRSRKLTMVPIIQSVAQLEDNYKKTGSEILIDNCQLTVAGGFTPQSETAESVSRALGNRTVLSGSVSRGKNDPSQSLQMMERPLMSPDELKSIPKGHFIVMKTGTHPMQTRLPLFLDWGITFDEPYQMPERANRKIAYANKEDLVNSIMASRSGRGIYNTKREGMI, encoded by the coding sequence ATGGTGATTGTGATTGCCGGACTGTCTATGATCTCCCAGCACTACACCTTGAACATCAAAAGCCGCACTGTGGGCGATGGGCAGCACGGGACAGCGCGATGGGCGACCAAGCAGGAGATCCAACGTACCTATCACTTGGTGCGCTATGATCCACAGGCTTGGCGCAGAGGAAAAGACCTGCCAAAGGTACAGGGCATCATCGCAGGCAGCGTGGGGAGGAACCCGACTCCCATCGAGTTCAAGATCAGAAAGAAAAAAATCACCATTCATGTGGAGCGGCTCGCTCTCCAGAAGCACAAATGCATGAAGGCGATTGTGGATGGAGACGACATCCACTGTCTGATGATCGGTGCCAGCGGCGCCGGTAAAACAGCTTATTTTTTGTATCCTAATCTGGAATACACCTGTGCCACGGGAATGAGCTTTCTAGCCCTGGACAGCAAGGGAGATTTGGCTAGGAACTACGCAACCATTGCCAAAAAATACTACGGTTACAAAATCTCCATCATTGACCTACGGAACCCTACGCGATCGGATGGAGACAGTCTCCTGACGCTGATCAACCGATATTCAGACAAAGCGAGGGCGGAGCCGGACAATTGGGGATATAAGGCCAAGGCAGAAAAGTATGCGAAGATCCTTGCAAAGACGATCATCAATCAAGGCGGTGAATCTGGGCAATTTGGTGAGAACGCATATTTTTACGATGCCGCAGAAGGCGCTCTTGCTGCCATGACGCTGCTCCTGTCGGAATTCCTCCCCCCTAAAAAGGGCGAGGCCGATGTGCGGCACATCATCTCGGTATTTAAGCTGACACAGGATCTTCTGGCGCCCAGCCAATTTAACCAGGAGAAAAATGGATTCCAGGCGCTCATGGATCTGCTCCCACCGACGCACAAGGCAAGATGGCTGGCGGGCTCTGCCCTCAACGCCTCGGACCAGACCATGGCATCCGTCATGTCCACGATCCTGTCCCGTCTCAATGCGTTCCTGGATACCGAGATGGAGCAGATACTCTGTTTTGATAACTCCATTGATGCGGAGACCTTTGCCTCGGAAAGATGTGCGATTTTTTTGATCCTGCCGGAAGAAGATCGGACGAAAAACTTCATGGCGACACTCATGATTCAGAACCTATCCAACGAGCTGTTTGCCATTGCGGATAGGAATGAAGGAAAGCTGAAGAACCGAGTCGTGTTTTTCTGTGACGAGTTCGGTACCATGCCGCCATTCGATGTCATGGCACTGTTCTCAGCTGGCCGATCCCGGAAGCTGACGATGGTGCCCATCATTCAGAGCGTCGCGCAGCTGGAGGACAACTATAAGAAAACGGGCAGCGAAATCCTGATCGATAACTGCCAGCTGACGGTTGCCGGCGGCTTTACCCCTCAAAGCGAAACTGCGGAGTCTGTGTCTCGTGCCTTGGGAAACCGCACAGTCCTCTCCGGCAGTGTTTCCAGAGGAAAAAATGATCCCAGCCAGTCGCTGCAGATGATGGAGCGACCACTGATGTCACCGGATGAATTGAAGTCCATTCCGAAGGGGCATTTCATCGTGATGAAAACCGGTACCCATCCTATGCAGACAAGGCTGCCTCTCTTCCTGGACTGGGGCATCACATTCGACGAACCTTACCAAATGCCGGAGAGAGCCAATCGTAAAATTGCCTATGCCAATAAGGAGGACCTGGTCAACAGCATCATGGCCAGCAGGTCAGGCCGCGGGATCTATAACACCAAGCGGGAGGGGATGATATGA
- a CDS encoding DUF3846 domain-containing protein produces MNENEITVLKVEPGKAPEQITIPNTLRAMQELVGGHIEIVDYQGACLVCNEEGKLLGLEPNRRVGQDVIAGTFFLANSDLEGNLCSLSQEDLAHFQQQFAQPEALTQKDVQDAFGFRIIRM; encoded by the coding sequence ATGAATGAAAATGAGATCACCGTATTGAAGGTGGAGCCTGGCAAGGCGCCTGAGCAGATTACCATTCCCAACACACTGAGAGCCATGCAGGAGCTGGTGGGCGGTCACATTGAGATCGTTGATTATCAGGGGGCATGCCTGGTGTGTAACGAGGAAGGGAAACTGCTGGGGCTGGAGCCGAATCGAAGGGTCGGCCAGGACGTGATCGCGGGAACGTTCTTCCTGGCAAACAGCGACCTCGAGGGGAACCTCTGCTCTTTGAGTCAGGAGGACCTCGCCCACTTCCAGCAGCAGTTTGCGCAGCCGGAGGCCCTCACGCAGAAGGACGTGCAGGATGCATTCGGCTTCAGGATCATCAGAATGTGA
- a CDS encoding helix-turn-helix transcriptional regulator: protein MELESIGRNIRKFRHLRELRQEDLAEMTGLSTNYIGALERGEKIPSLETLIDILNALSTSADMVLCDVLDEGYRIKTSILQEELSKVSPKDRMMIEDVVSVLIQHSTRGKR, encoded by the coding sequence ATGGAGCTTGAGTCCATAGGGAGAAACATACGCAAGTTCCGTCACTTAAGAGAACTTCGCCAAGAAGATTTAGCAGAGATGACGGGCCTAAGCACAAACTATATTGGCGCTCTGGAGCGTGGAGAAAAAATCCCATCTCTCGAAACTCTTATTGACATTTTGAATGCTCTTTCCACTTCTGCTGACATGGTTTTATGCGATGTTCTTGATGAGGGATACCGAATTAAAACATCTATATTGCAAGAAGAGCTGTCCAAAGTCTCTCCAAAAGATCGCATGATGATTGAAGATGTGGTCTCCGTGTTGATTCAGCATTCCACACGAGGCAAACGATAA
- a CDS encoding SEL1-like repeat protein, which yields MARIVLIAPYLKGGRDAAHLAHRMRYVATREGVELLTDQHGGFPATKKQQAYIGRLLRTFPEAEDLLEYDDYRDQPTRERANEFIRQVRESFVESLDQRENFLDYIAHRPGVQLSGEHGLWDARGKVHNLAAAVREVAEHPGNVWTPVIALRREDAERLSYDNAANWQALVNANICDIAHAFKIHPDHLRWYAAFHQKEKSVHIHMVVFSTDPQEGYLTKQGIRQLKSVFARQIYRQELISVYEEQTMWRDQLGKEAANAMVESIRQMASGTIQNKRLEKLTLELDEQLRHVKGKKVYGYLPPDVKLTVDQIVEELAQDPHVSHAYELWQQLREKVLSTYSKDLPPRLPLSAQKEFKSVRNMVIRETLRMSKELVQSESDEIAGEIEPDVTGTEKPKKDDSEAPSLFSRERRYWTAKKYLRGSDTTPPDYERAYRLLLLEAKDGNAQAMCDLGHIYREGLLPDSDPDPEKAREWYAKALAVFREKEQAMPSSQTEYRIARLYANGLGVEADDAEAEHWFRLAVEKENPFAQNALAALLLKQGKPEEAAHWLERAAKQGNPAAQYALGRLHLLGTGVLHDRDLAMELLGRAAAQGDSRAEALTKEPERVPFLPAAMAVTRMLHHMSRIFEHNCKQDQVFQGLQIDRKRWRELQELRIAMGHMPDDHEEPRMNF from the coding sequence ATGGCACGGATCGTATTGATCGCGCCCTATCTCAAGGGTGGTAGGGATGCGGCGCATCTCGCTCACCGAATGCGATACGTCGCCACAAGAGAAGGAGTGGAGCTGCTGACAGATCAGCACGGCGGATTCCCTGCCACGAAAAAACAGCAGGCATATATCGGGCGTCTCCTCCGCACCTTCCCAGAGGCTGAGGACCTGCTGGAGTATGACGACTACCGGGATCAGCCAACGAGAGAACGAGCCAATGAGTTCATCCGTCAAGTGCGGGAGAGCTTCGTGGAGTCCCTGGATCAGCGGGAAAACTTCCTGGACTACATTGCTCATCGACCCGGCGTCCAGCTGTCGGGTGAACACGGCCTGTGGGACGCGCGTGGGAAGGTGCATAATCTCGCGGCTGCAGTCCGGGAGGTGGCGGAGCATCCCGGTAATGTGTGGACGCCGGTGATCGCACTGCGCCGGGAAGACGCAGAGCGATTGAGTTATGATAACGCCGCCAACTGGCAGGCGCTGGTCAACGCGAACATCTGCGATATTGCCCACGCTTTCAAGATCCACCCGGACCACCTCCGGTGGTATGCGGCCTTTCACCAGAAGGAGAAAAGCGTCCATATCCACATGGTGGTATTCTCCACTGATCCCCAAGAGGGGTATCTCACAAAGCAGGGCATCCGGCAGCTTAAGTCAGTATTCGCCCGGCAGATCTACCGTCAGGAGCTCATCAGTGTCTATGAGGAGCAGACGATGTGGCGGGATCAGCTTGGAAAGGAAGCGGCGAACGCCATGGTGGAATCCATCCGGCAGATGGCCAGCGGCACCATCCAGAACAAGCGGCTGGAAAAGCTGACGTTGGAGCTGGACGAGCAGCTCCGTCACGTCAAAGGGAAAAAGGTCTATGGCTACCTACCGCCCGATGTGAAGCTCACGGTGGATCAGATCGTTGAGGAGCTGGCCCAGGACCCGCATGTCTCCCATGCCTATGAGCTCTGGCAGCAGTTGCGGGAGAAAGTCCTCAGCACATATTCGAAGGACCTCCCGCCGCGCCTTCCGCTGTCCGCACAGAAGGAATTCAAGAGCGTGCGCAACATGGTCATCCGGGAGACGCTGCGGATGTCGAAGGAGCTGGTCCAGTCAGAGTCAGATGAGATCGCAGGTGAGATCGAGCCAGATGTCACGGGGACGGAGAAGCCGAAGAAAGATGACAGCGAAGCGCCGTCCCTGTTCAGCAGGGAACGGCGGTATTGGACAGCCAAAAAATACCTCCGCGGCAGTGACACCACACCGCCGGATTACGAGCGCGCGTACCGTCTTCTTCTGCTGGAGGCCAAGGATGGAAACGCCCAGGCCATGTGTGACCTAGGCCATATCTACCGTGAGGGCCTTCTGCCGGACAGTGATCCCGACCCGGAAAAGGCGCGGGAGTGGTATGCAAAGGCGCTGGCAGTCTTCCGGGAAAAGGAGCAGGCGATGCCCAGCAGCCAGACAGAGTATCGGATTGCAAGGCTGTATGCCAACGGCCTCGGTGTGGAGGCAGACGATGCGGAGGCGGAACACTGGTTCCGGCTGGCTGTCGAAAAGGAGAATCCCTTCGCGCAGAATGCCCTGGCCGCTCTGCTGCTCAAGCAGGGAAAGCCGGAGGAGGCTGCGCACTGGCTGGAGCGCGCGGCAAAGCAAGGAAATCCAGCGGCGCAGTATGCCCTGGGCAGACTGCATCTGCTGGGGACCGGCGTCCTGCATGACCGGGATCTTGCCATGGAGCTGCTGGGCCGGGCCGCCGCACAGGGGGACAGCCGCGCCGAGGCACTGACGAAGGAGCCGGAACGGGTGCCCTTCCTGCCAGCGGCGATGGCAGTCACCAGGATGCTCCACCACATGAGCCGGATCTTCGAGCACAACTGCAAACAGGATCAGGTCTTTCAGGGACTCCAGATCGACCGGAAGCGGTGGCGGGAGCTGCAGGAACTGCGGATCGCTATGGGCCACATGCCGGATGATCATGAGGAGCCCCGCATGAATTTCTAA
- a CDS encoding XRE family transcriptional regulator translates to MGRVSTKENKNIYQTTREALRLTREAAGELLETIPPERIEKIENERSLPHPDEVLTMADKYKQPGLCNYYCANQCPIGQEYVPEVQIKDLSQIVLEMLASLNSMNRRKERLIEITADGVISDDELEDFIHIREELERISIAVETLQLWSERMLATGAINAEQYEAYERRRAERGRN, encoded by the coding sequence ATGGGGAGAGTATCTACGAAAGAGAATAAGAATATCTACCAGACTACACGCGAAGCACTACGCCTGACCCGTGAAGCTGCCGGCGAACTTTTGGAGACCATCCCGCCGGAGCGTATTGAAAAGATCGAGAACGAGCGGTCCCTGCCCCACCCGGACGAGGTGCTGACCATGGCGGACAAGTACAAACAGCCGGGGCTGTGCAACTACTACTGCGCCAACCAGTGCCCTATCGGGCAGGAGTATGTGCCGGAGGTGCAGATCAAGGACCTCTCCCAGATTGTTTTGGAGATGCTGGCTTCCCTCAACTCTATGAATCGGCGTAAGGAACGGCTAATCGAGATCACTGCCGACGGAGTCATCAGCGATGATGAGCTGGAGGACTTTATCCACATCCGAGAAGAGCTGGAGCGTATATCAATCGCGGTGGAGACACTGCAGCTGTGGTCGGAGCGGATGCTGGCCACTGGCGCCATCAATGCTGAGCAGTATGAGGCCTATGAGCGCCGACGGGCAGAGCGGGGGAGGAATTGA
- a CDS encoding ABC transporter ATP-binding protein encodes MKFVIEHLSKNFEQKEVLKDIGFTFEEGRIYGLLGRNGAGKTTLFNCLNRDIKADSGSFYLEEDGVRREVAAEDIGYVLSTPTVPEFLTGREFLKFFMEINADSIRDPKSLDEYFDEMSIAPEDRDKLLKDYSHGMKNKMQMLVNIIAQPNVLLLDEPLTSLDVVVAEEMKNLLRSLKDGRVTIFSTHILDLALDLCDEIVLLSHGELEVVEKSNLDDQEFKEKIISALKEESHA; translated from the coding sequence ATGAAATTTGTCATTGAGCACTTGTCTAAAAATTTTGAACAAAAAGAAGTCTTGAAAGACATTGGCTTTACCTTTGAGGAGGGGAGAATCTACGGGCTTCTGGGCCGAAACGGCGCTGGTAAGACGACGCTCTTCAACTGCCTGAACCGGGACATCAAGGCTGACAGCGGCAGTTTCTATCTGGAGGAGGACGGAGTTCGACGAGAAGTGGCGGCGGAGGACATTGGGTATGTTCTTTCCACGCCCACTGTGCCGGAGTTCCTCACCGGCCGTGAGTTTCTCAAATTCTTTATGGAAATTAACGCCGATTCTATTCGGGATCCAAAGTCACTGGACGAGTACTTTGATGAAATGAGCATTGCTCCAGAGGATCGGGACAAGCTTCTGAAGGACTATTCCCACGGCATGAAGAACAAGATGCAGATGCTTGTCAACATCATTGCGCAGCCGAATGTTCTGCTTCTGGACGAGCCGCTGACTTCCTTAGACGTGGTGGTGGCCGAGGAGATGAAAAACCTGCTCCGGTCACTGAAGGACGGGCGGGTCACCATTTTCTCCACCCACATCCTAGACCTGGCATTAGATCTGTGCGACGAAATCGTGCTGCTCAGCCATGGGGAGCTTGAAGTGGTGGAGAAGTCTAACCTGGATGACCAGGAGTTCAAGGAGAAGATCATTTCGGCACTGAAAGAGGAGAGTCATGCTTAA
- a CDS encoding DUF3991 and TOPRIM domain-containing protein, whose amino-acid sequence MGTFVYFTEEQKRQANDVDLEAYLLRRGEKLLPSGREKRLASDRSITIRGNEWFDHEAQAGGHPIDFLRIHYNMSFPEAMRELIGGNFGQELPTAKKKDVQSKPFALPPENANMRRTFAYLLRRRHIDRAVLIEFVRARLLYEDADHHNAVFVGRDENGTAKHAHMRSTNSWGDPFRLNVEGCDPRYSFHYDGKDGRLYVFEAPIDLLSYISLHPDRWQDHSYVACCGTSAIPVITCLDRMARPEEVVLCLDNDEAGHKACRRMEKQLTEKYNVTIRREISAEKDWNDDLCAMSQDRSPEMMMGAMSR is encoded by the coding sequence ATGGGGACCTTTGTTTATTTCACAGAGGAACAGAAACGACAGGCAAATGATGTGGATCTGGAGGCGTACCTGCTCCGGAGGGGAGAGAAGCTGCTCCCCTCTGGACGGGAAAAACGCCTGGCGTCAGATCGTAGCATCACGATTCGCGGCAACGAGTGGTTCGACCATGAGGCACAGGCCGGTGGGCATCCGATTGACTTTCTCCGCATCCACTACAACATGTCCTTTCCGGAGGCGATGCGGGAACTGATAGGCGGGAATTTCGGACAGGAGCTTCCGACGGCGAAGAAGAAAGATGTGCAGTCGAAGCCGTTTGCCTTGCCTCCGGAAAACGCAAATATGCGGCGAACTTTTGCATATCTGCTCCGGCGGCGCCATATTGACCGGGCTGTGCTGATCGAGTTTGTGAGAGCCAGGCTGCTCTATGAGGATGCAGATCATCACAACGCCGTATTCGTGGGCAGGGACGAAAATGGCACTGCAAAGCACGCGCACATGCGCAGCACCAATAGCTGGGGCGATCCCTTCCGCCTGAACGTGGAGGGGTGTGATCCCAGATACAGCTTTCACTATGACGGTAAGGATGGGCGTCTCTATGTGTTTGAGGCGCCCATTGATTTATTGTCGTACATCTCCCTACACCCAGACCGTTGGCAGGATCATAGCTATGTGGCCTGCTGTGGTACATCCGCCATTCCGGTGATTACGTGCCTGGATCGGATGGCGCGGCCGGAGGAGGTGGTGCTGTGCCTGGACAATGACGAGGCTGGCCATAAAGCCTGCCGGCGGATGGAGAAGCAGCTCACGGAAAAATACAATGTCACGATCCGGCGGGAGATTTCCGCTGAGAAGGATTGGAATGACGACCTCTGCGCTATGTCTCAGGATCGCTCACCGGAAATGATGATGGGGGCGATGAGCAGGTGA
- a CDS encoding helix-turn-helix domain-containing protein, with the protein MSYFDVVYADHELSPRAKTVCMYLHDRANKEGESWYAINTIASDLGLSRSTVKRALGDLVHQGRVEKKPRYRKNGGCTSNLYRLL; encoded by the coding sequence ATGAGCTATTTCGATGTGGTCTATGCGGACCATGAGCTGTCTCCCCGTGCCAAAACGGTCTGTATGTATCTCCACGACCGCGCTAACAAGGAGGGAGAGAGCTGGTATGCCATCAATACCATCGCATCAGATCTTGGTCTATCCCGCTCCACAGTGAAACGTGCCCTTGGCGATCTTGTTCACCAGGGGCGCGTAGAGAAAAAACCACGGTATCGAAAAAACGGTGGCTGTACCTCCAACCTCTATCGGCTGCTGTGA